From the genome of Arthrobacter alpinus, one region includes:
- a CDS encoding F0F1 ATP synthase subunit epsilon: protein MANLEVEIVAADHAVWSGTATLVKGFTSEGEIGILPGHTPLLAVLAPGLLEIAPVDGDRFTVDVDGGFFSVDSNRVVIVADGARLQEGASANARIR from the coding sequence ATGGCTAATCTCGAAGTTGAAATCGTAGCGGCAGACCACGCTGTGTGGTCTGGCACAGCGACCCTTGTGAAGGGGTTTACCAGCGAGGGCGAGATCGGCATTCTGCCCGGTCACACCCCGCTGCTCGCGGTTTTGGCGCCGGGCTTGCTGGAGATCGCACCCGTGGACGGCGACCGTTTCACGGTTGACGTCGACGGTGGCTTCTTCTCCGTTGACAGCAACCGGGTCGTGATCGTTGCTGATGGTGCCCGCCTCCAAGAGGGTGCATCAGCAAACGCAAGGATTCGCTAG
- a CDS encoding alpha/beta hydrolase, which yields MYGLSLLTGPFPTIALVLGTVALAFLVVRRSVKWWFFALACAAFAAVLSFAGGWAVIHLWYWWPEELPNTVLLYVGITLWAVILGCATAVDGLMRHRRLGAGTLHTSVLRSTAAVVAMALVVTVCAVQINAYFGQYPTIGSLIQSAPVLTQGVPDSAPAENSQRFMKTPVRSRWTGADAPNAQGEVRSVGIAGKFSGFHARNAVVYLPPAYFSPQRPLLPVLILVSGQPGSPESWLSATNLKYDLDLFAATHDGLAPVVVIPDPNGSDEANTMCMNSDLGQSDSYMAKDVPEWINSHLEVDSNPAHWAVGGFSYGGTCALQMVTRHPDIFRSFVAISPEREPALAVNRQVTIDKAFNGNAAAFDAILPLTLLGINKYPDVQGLFASGHSDALYSENITVLEEAARKAGIVSTRESFPGGHSWAVANAALPSALSFLEGRLGFK from the coding sequence GTGTACGGCCTGAGCCTGCTCACCGGACCGTTTCCCACCATTGCCCTCGTTCTAGGTACCGTGGCCCTGGCGTTTCTGGTGGTTCGCCGCAGCGTCAAGTGGTGGTTTTTTGCGCTGGCTTGTGCAGCCTTTGCGGCCGTGCTGAGTTTTGCCGGTGGCTGGGCCGTCATCCACCTTTGGTATTGGTGGCCAGAAGAGCTCCCCAACACTGTTTTGCTGTACGTGGGGATCACCCTGTGGGCAGTGATCTTGGGGTGTGCGACGGCGGTGGACGGTCTGATGCGCCACCGCCGCTTGGGTGCGGGCACCCTGCACACCTCGGTGCTGCGTTCTACCGCCGCAGTGGTTGCCATGGCCCTGGTCGTGACGGTCTGTGCCGTGCAAATCAATGCTTACTTCGGTCAATACCCGACCATCGGGAGTTTGATCCAGAGCGCCCCCGTCTTGACGCAGGGCGTGCCTGATTCCGCCCCTGCCGAAAACTCCCAACGTTTCATGAAAACCCCTGTCAGGTCCCGATGGACGGGGGCAGATGCGCCGAACGCCCAGGGAGAGGTCCGGTCCGTGGGCATTGCCGGCAAATTTTCCGGCTTTCACGCACGCAATGCCGTGGTGTACCTGCCACCGGCATATTTTTCGCCACAACGTCCCCTTCTGCCGGTCCTGATCCTTGTCAGCGGTCAACCCGGATCTCCGGAGTCGTGGCTGTCCGCCACAAATCTAAAGTACGATCTTGACCTGTTTGCCGCCACGCATGACGGGCTCGCGCCCGTCGTCGTCATTCCTGATCCCAATGGAAGCGATGAGGCCAACACGATGTGCATGAATTCGGATCTGGGCCAATCCGACAGCTATATGGCCAAGGATGTTCCGGAATGGATCAATTCCCATCTAGAGGTTGATTCCAACCCGGCCCATTGGGCCGTGGGCGGATTCTCTTATGGCGGCACGTGTGCGCTCCAGATGGTGACCCGGCACCCCGATATCTTCCGGTCATTTGTGGCGATTTCGCCGGAACGCGAACCTGCCCTGGCGGTCAACCGCCAGGTGACCATCGATAAGGCGTTCAACGGCAATGCCGCAGCCTTCGATGCGATCCTCCCGCTGACGTTGCTTGGCATCAACAAGTACCCGGACGTTCAGGGACTTTTTGCCTCCGGGCATTCGGATGCGCTGTACAGCGAAAATATTACGGTCCTAGAGGAGGCTGCCCGCAAGGCAGGCATTGTAAGTACCAGGGAGTCTTTCCCCGGAGGACATTCATGGGCTGTGGCCAACGCGGCCCTGCCGTCCGCTTTGAGTTTTCTAGAGGGCAGGCTGGGCTTTAAATGA
- a CDS encoding DUF2550 domain-containing protein: MNELSTPFIVLAGLFLSVVIALCLFGVRRIQLRRALGTFDASICLADNRWAMGVCRYQESDLEWFRLLSLSPVPRLRMVRSSIVMVGRRAPAEAELTRVPPDVVIVMLEYNGADVLLAMKFGAYTGLSSWLEAGPVVGIGTWR, from the coding sequence ATGAACGAACTCAGCACCCCGTTCATCGTCCTGGCCGGTCTATTCCTGTCAGTGGTTATTGCACTGTGCCTGTTTGGGGTGCGCCGCATACAATTGCGGCGCGCCCTCGGCACGTTTGACGCCTCCATCTGCCTCGCGGACAATCGCTGGGCGATGGGGGTTTGTCGTTATCAGGAGTCGGACCTTGAATGGTTCCGGCTCCTTTCGTTAAGCCCAGTGCCGCGCCTGAGAATGGTGCGTAGTTCCATTGTCATGGTGGGCCGCCGCGCACCTGCGGAGGCCGAACTCACCAGGGTTCCGCCCGACGTCGTGATTGTCATGTTGGAATACAATGGGGCCGACGTCCTGCTGGCCATGAAGTTTGGGGCCTACACCGGGCTTTCCTCTTGGCTGGAGGCCGGCCCCGTCGTGGGCATTGGTACGTGGCGCTAG